The proteins below come from a single Halictus rubicundus isolate RS-2024b chromosome 13, iyHalRubi1_principal, whole genome shotgun sequence genomic window:
- the Gfat2 gene encoding glucosamine-fructose-6-phosphate aminotransferase 2 isoform X1, translating to MCGIFAYLNYLTPKSRKEILELLVGGLKRLEYRGYDSAGVALDTVDGKDISIIKKQGKVKALEEEIFSRDNIDFEAKTQSHVGIAHTRWATHGVPSEVNSHPQRSDSEHSFVVVHNGIVTNYKEVKTLLRQRGYVFESETDTEVIAKLIHHLWVQHPAYSFRELVEQVVQQLEGAFALCFKSKHFPGECVATRRGSPLLVGIKTKTRLATDHVPILYGKDEQPLVNKDHRPHGRNPELPVIPRSESTSEFQPLEDKEVEYFFASDASSVIEHTNRVIFLEDDDVAAVKEGALSIHRLRRCMDDPHAREITTLKIEIQQIMKGNYAYFMQKEIFEQPESVVNTMRGRLNFRDNSVTLGGIKEYIPEIKRCRRLMLIGCGTSYHSAIATRQLLEELTELPVMVELASDFLDRNTPVFRDDVCFFISQSGETADTLMALRYCKGRGALIVGITNTVGSSICRESHCGVHINAGPEIGVASTKAYTSQFISLVMFALVMSEDRISLGTRRQEIIEGLKELDKLIRQVLQLDDKVKELAKSLFQHKSLLIMGRGYNFATCMEGALKVKELTYMHSEGIMAGELKHGPLALVDDSMPVIMIVMRDPVYVKCMNALQQVTARDGKPIVICEKGDEETKTFADRVLEIPKTVDCLQGILTVIPMQLLSFHIAVLRGCNVDCPRNLAKSVTVE from the exons GAATCTTCGCGTATCTGAACTACCTGACCCCGAAGAGCAGGAAGGAGATCCTAGAGCTGTTGGTCGGCGGCCTGAAGAGGCTGGAGTATCGAGGCTATGATTCAGCAG GAGTCGCTCTCGATACCGTCGACGGCAAGGACATCTCGATCATCAAGAAACAAGGAAAAGTCAAGGCGCTCGAGGAGGAAATCTTTAGCC GCGACAACATCGACTTCGAGGCGAAGACACAGAGCCACGTGGGCATCGCGCACACACGTTGGGCGACCCATGGTGTCCCATCGGAAGTCAACTCACATCCGCAACGGTCCGACAGCGAGCACTCTTTCGTCGTGGTCCACAATG GTATCGTGACCAATTACAAGGAAGTGAAGACGCTGCTGCGCCAGAGGGGCTACGTCTTCGAAAGTGAAACCGACACGGAAGTCATTGCAAAGCTCATTCACCATCTCTGGGTACAGCATCCGGCTTACTCGTTCCGCGAACTCGTCGAGCAAGTTGTACAACAATTG GAAGGCGCGTTCGCCCTCTGCTTCAAGAGCAAGCACTTCCCAGGCGAGTGCGTGGCGACGAGAAGAGGCTCACCGTTGCTGGTCGGCATCAAAACGAAAACGAGACTGGCCACCGATCACGTGCCGATCCTTTACGGCAAAG ATGAACAACCACTCGTAAACAAAG ACCATCGTCCCCATGGCCGCAACCCGGAACTTCCGGTGATCCCTCGCAGCGAGAGCACCTCCGAGTTCCAGCCGCTGGAAGACAAAGAGGTCGAATATTTCTTCGCGTCCGACGCCAGCTCTGTGATCGAGCACACGAACCGTGTGATATTCTTGGAG GACGATGACGTAGCCGCGGTGAAAGAGGGTGCGCTCAGCATCCACCGTCTCCGTCGTTGCATGGACGACCCTCACGCGAGGGAGATCACCACGCTGAAGATCGAGATCCAGCAGATCATGAAGGGCAACTATGCGTACTTCATGCAGAAGGAGATCTTCGAGCAGCCCGAGTCGGTGGTGAACACTATGAGAGGTCGCCTGAACTTCAGGGACAACTCGGTCACGCTGGGAGGCATCAAG GAATACATTCCCGAGATCAAGAGGTGCAGACGACTGATGTTGATCGGCTGTGGAACCAGCTATCATTCCGCAATCGCTACCAGGCAGCTGCTGGAGGAGCTGACAGAGCTGCCAGTTATGGTCGAGCTGGCTTCCGATTTCCTGGACAGAAACACTCCTGTGTTCAGGGACGATGTTTGTTTCTTCATCTCTCAGTCAG GTGAAACAGCAGACACCCTGATGGCGTTGAGGTACTGCAAAGGACGCGGAGCGTTGATCGTCGGGATCACGAACACCGTGGGCAGCAGCATCTGTCGCGAGTCCCACTGCGGTGTTCACATAAACGCTGGCCCGGAGATCGGTGTGGCAAGTACGAAGGCCTACACCTCTCAGTTCATCTCTCTGGTGATGTTCGCTTTGGTCATGAGCGAGGACAGGATCTCCCTGGGCACGAGACGTCAGGAA ATCATCGAGGGGCTGAAGGAGCTGGACAAGCTGATCCGTCAAGTGCTGCAGCTGGACGACAAAGTGAAGGAGCTGGCCAAGTCCCTGTTCCAACACAAATCTCTGTTGATTATGGGCAGGGGATACAACTTCGCCACTTGCATGGAAGGTGCTCTG AAAGTGAAAGAGCTGACGTACATGCACAGCGAAGGCATCATGGCAGGAGAGCTGAAACACGGGCCCCTGGCTCTCGTCGACGATTCCATGCCAGTCATCATGATCGTCATGAGGGACCCCGTTTACGTG AAATGTATGAACGCGCTGCAGCAGGTGACGGCCCGCGACGGTAAGCCGATCGTTATTTGCGAGAAGGGTGACGAGGAGACCAAAACGTTCGCGGACAGAGTCCTAGAGATCCCGAAGACGGTCGACTGCCTGCAGGGAATTCTCACGGTGATTCCAATGCAATTGTTGTCCTTCCACATCGCGGTTCTACGCGGCTGCAACGTCGACTGTCCTAGGAATCTGGCGAAATCGGTCACGGTCGAGTAA
- the Gfat2 gene encoding glucosamine-fructose-6-phosphate aminotransferase 2 isoform X3 — MCGIFAYLNYLTPKSRKEILELLVGGLKRLEYRGYDSAGVALDTVDGKDISIIKKQGKVKALEEEIFSRDNIDFEAKTQSHVGIAHTRWATHGVPSEVNSHPQRSDSEHSFVVVHNGIVTNYKEVKTLLRQRGYVFESETDTEVIAKLIHHLWVQHPAYSFRELVEQVVQQLEGAFALCFKSKHFPGECVATRRGSPLLVGIKTKTRLATDHVPILYGKDHRPHGRNPELPVIPRSESTSEFQPLEDKEVEYFFASDASSVIEHTNRVIFLEDDDVAAVKEGALSIHRLRRCMDDPHAREITTLKIEIQQIMKGNYAYFMQKEIFEQPESVVNTMRGRLNFRDNSVTLGGIKEYIPEIKRCRRLMLIGCGTSYHSAIATRQLLEELTELPVMVELASDFLDRNTPVFRDDVCFFISQSGETADTLMALRYCKGRGALIVGITNTVGSSICRESHCGVHINAGPEIGVASTKAYTSQFISLVMFALVMSEDRISLGTRRQEIIEGLKELDKLIRQVLQLDDKVKELAKSLFQHKSLLIMGRGYNFATCMEGALKVKELTYMHSEGIMAGELKHGPLALVDDSMPVIMIVMRDPVYVKCMNALQQVTARDGKPIVICEKGDEETKTFADRVLEIPKTVDCLQGILTVIPMQLLSFHIAVLRGCNVDCPRNLAKSVTVE, encoded by the exons GAATCTTCGCGTATCTGAACTACCTGACCCCGAAGAGCAGGAAGGAGATCCTAGAGCTGTTGGTCGGCGGCCTGAAGAGGCTGGAGTATCGAGGCTATGATTCAGCAG GAGTCGCTCTCGATACCGTCGACGGCAAGGACATCTCGATCATCAAGAAACAAGGAAAAGTCAAGGCGCTCGAGGAGGAAATCTTTAGCC GCGACAACATCGACTTCGAGGCGAAGACACAGAGCCACGTGGGCATCGCGCACACACGTTGGGCGACCCATGGTGTCCCATCGGAAGTCAACTCACATCCGCAACGGTCCGACAGCGAGCACTCTTTCGTCGTGGTCCACAATG GTATCGTGACCAATTACAAGGAAGTGAAGACGCTGCTGCGCCAGAGGGGCTACGTCTTCGAAAGTGAAACCGACACGGAAGTCATTGCAAAGCTCATTCACCATCTCTGGGTACAGCATCCGGCTTACTCGTTCCGCGAACTCGTCGAGCAAGTTGTACAACAATTG GAAGGCGCGTTCGCCCTCTGCTTCAAGAGCAAGCACTTCCCAGGCGAGTGCGTGGCGACGAGAAGAGGCTCACCGTTGCTGGTCGGCATCAAAACGAAAACGAGACTGGCCACCGATCACGTGCCGATCCTTTACGGCAAAG ACCATCGTCCCCATGGCCGCAACCCGGAACTTCCGGTGATCCCTCGCAGCGAGAGCACCTCCGAGTTCCAGCCGCTGGAAGACAAAGAGGTCGAATATTTCTTCGCGTCCGACGCCAGCTCTGTGATCGAGCACACGAACCGTGTGATATTCTTGGAG GACGATGACGTAGCCGCGGTGAAAGAGGGTGCGCTCAGCATCCACCGTCTCCGTCGTTGCATGGACGACCCTCACGCGAGGGAGATCACCACGCTGAAGATCGAGATCCAGCAGATCATGAAGGGCAACTATGCGTACTTCATGCAGAAGGAGATCTTCGAGCAGCCCGAGTCGGTGGTGAACACTATGAGAGGTCGCCTGAACTTCAGGGACAACTCGGTCACGCTGGGAGGCATCAAG GAATACATTCCCGAGATCAAGAGGTGCAGACGACTGATGTTGATCGGCTGTGGAACCAGCTATCATTCCGCAATCGCTACCAGGCAGCTGCTGGAGGAGCTGACAGAGCTGCCAGTTATGGTCGAGCTGGCTTCCGATTTCCTGGACAGAAACACTCCTGTGTTCAGGGACGATGTTTGTTTCTTCATCTCTCAGTCAG GTGAAACAGCAGACACCCTGATGGCGTTGAGGTACTGCAAAGGACGCGGAGCGTTGATCGTCGGGATCACGAACACCGTGGGCAGCAGCATCTGTCGCGAGTCCCACTGCGGTGTTCACATAAACGCTGGCCCGGAGATCGGTGTGGCAAGTACGAAGGCCTACACCTCTCAGTTCATCTCTCTGGTGATGTTCGCTTTGGTCATGAGCGAGGACAGGATCTCCCTGGGCACGAGACGTCAGGAA ATCATCGAGGGGCTGAAGGAGCTGGACAAGCTGATCCGTCAAGTGCTGCAGCTGGACGACAAAGTGAAGGAGCTGGCCAAGTCCCTGTTCCAACACAAATCTCTGTTGATTATGGGCAGGGGATACAACTTCGCCACTTGCATGGAAGGTGCTCTG AAAGTGAAAGAGCTGACGTACATGCACAGCGAAGGCATCATGGCAGGAGAGCTGAAACACGGGCCCCTGGCTCTCGTCGACGATTCCATGCCAGTCATCATGATCGTCATGAGGGACCCCGTTTACGTG AAATGTATGAACGCGCTGCAGCAGGTGACGGCCCGCGACGGTAAGCCGATCGTTATTTGCGAGAAGGGTGACGAGGAGACCAAAACGTTCGCGGACAGAGTCCTAGAGATCCCGAAGACGGTCGACTGCCTGCAGGGAATTCTCACGGTGATTCCAATGCAATTGTTGTCCTTCCACATCGCGGTTCTACGCGGCTGCAACGTCGACTGTCCTAGGAATCTGGCGAAATCGGTCACGGTCGAGTAA
- the Gfat2 gene encoding glucosamine-fructose-6-phosphate aminotransferase 2 isoform X2, whose translation MGGIFAYLNYLTPKSRKEILELLVGGLKRLEYRGYDSAGVALDTVDGKDISIIKKQGKVKALEEEIFSRDNIDFEAKTQSHVGIAHTRWATHGVPSEVNSHPQRSDSEHSFVVVHNGIVTNYKEVKTLLRQRGYVFESETDTEVIAKLIHHLWVQHPAYSFRELVEQVVQQLEGAFALCFKSKHFPGECVATRRGSPLLVGIKTKTRLATDHVPILYGKDEQPLVNKDHRPHGRNPELPVIPRSESTSEFQPLEDKEVEYFFASDASSVIEHTNRVIFLEDDDVAAVKEGALSIHRLRRCMDDPHAREITTLKIEIQQIMKGNYAYFMQKEIFEQPESVVNTMRGRLNFRDNSVTLGGIKEYIPEIKRCRRLMLIGCGTSYHSAIATRQLLEELTELPVMVELASDFLDRNTPVFRDDVCFFISQSGETADTLMALRYCKGRGALIVGITNTVGSSICRESHCGVHINAGPEIGVASTKAYTSQFISLVMFALVMSEDRISLGTRRQEIIEGLKELDKLIRQVLQLDDKVKELAKSLFQHKSLLIMGRGYNFATCMEGALKVKELTYMHSEGIMAGELKHGPLALVDDSMPVIMIVMRDPVYVKCMNALQQVTARDGKPIVICEKGDEETKTFADRVLEIPKTVDCLQGILTVIPMQLLSFHIAVLRGCNVDCPRNLAKSVTVE comes from the exons ATGGGCG GAATCTTCGCGTATCTGAACTACCTGACCCCGAAGAGCAGGAAGGAGATCCTAGAGCTGTTGGTCGGCGGCCTGAAGAGGCTGGAGTATCGAGGCTATGATTCAGCAG GAGTCGCTCTCGATACCGTCGACGGCAAGGACATCTCGATCATCAAGAAACAAGGAAAAGTCAAGGCGCTCGAGGAGGAAATCTTTAGCC GCGACAACATCGACTTCGAGGCGAAGACACAGAGCCACGTGGGCATCGCGCACACACGTTGGGCGACCCATGGTGTCCCATCGGAAGTCAACTCACATCCGCAACGGTCCGACAGCGAGCACTCTTTCGTCGTGGTCCACAATG GTATCGTGACCAATTACAAGGAAGTGAAGACGCTGCTGCGCCAGAGGGGCTACGTCTTCGAAAGTGAAACCGACACGGAAGTCATTGCAAAGCTCATTCACCATCTCTGGGTACAGCATCCGGCTTACTCGTTCCGCGAACTCGTCGAGCAAGTTGTACAACAATTG GAAGGCGCGTTCGCCCTCTGCTTCAAGAGCAAGCACTTCCCAGGCGAGTGCGTGGCGACGAGAAGAGGCTCACCGTTGCTGGTCGGCATCAAAACGAAAACGAGACTGGCCACCGATCACGTGCCGATCCTTTACGGCAAAG ATGAACAACCACTCGTAAACAAAG ACCATCGTCCCCATGGCCGCAACCCGGAACTTCCGGTGATCCCTCGCAGCGAGAGCACCTCCGAGTTCCAGCCGCTGGAAGACAAAGAGGTCGAATATTTCTTCGCGTCCGACGCCAGCTCTGTGATCGAGCACACGAACCGTGTGATATTCTTGGAG GACGATGACGTAGCCGCGGTGAAAGAGGGTGCGCTCAGCATCCACCGTCTCCGTCGTTGCATGGACGACCCTCACGCGAGGGAGATCACCACGCTGAAGATCGAGATCCAGCAGATCATGAAGGGCAACTATGCGTACTTCATGCAGAAGGAGATCTTCGAGCAGCCCGAGTCGGTGGTGAACACTATGAGAGGTCGCCTGAACTTCAGGGACAACTCGGTCACGCTGGGAGGCATCAAG GAATACATTCCCGAGATCAAGAGGTGCAGACGACTGATGTTGATCGGCTGTGGAACCAGCTATCATTCCGCAATCGCTACCAGGCAGCTGCTGGAGGAGCTGACAGAGCTGCCAGTTATGGTCGAGCTGGCTTCCGATTTCCTGGACAGAAACACTCCTGTGTTCAGGGACGATGTTTGTTTCTTCATCTCTCAGTCAG GTGAAACAGCAGACACCCTGATGGCGTTGAGGTACTGCAAAGGACGCGGAGCGTTGATCGTCGGGATCACGAACACCGTGGGCAGCAGCATCTGTCGCGAGTCCCACTGCGGTGTTCACATAAACGCTGGCCCGGAGATCGGTGTGGCAAGTACGAAGGCCTACACCTCTCAGTTCATCTCTCTGGTGATGTTCGCTTTGGTCATGAGCGAGGACAGGATCTCCCTGGGCACGAGACGTCAGGAA ATCATCGAGGGGCTGAAGGAGCTGGACAAGCTGATCCGTCAAGTGCTGCAGCTGGACGACAAAGTGAAGGAGCTGGCCAAGTCCCTGTTCCAACACAAATCTCTGTTGATTATGGGCAGGGGATACAACTTCGCCACTTGCATGGAAGGTGCTCTG AAAGTGAAAGAGCTGACGTACATGCACAGCGAAGGCATCATGGCAGGAGAGCTGAAACACGGGCCCCTGGCTCTCGTCGACGATTCCATGCCAGTCATCATGATCGTCATGAGGGACCCCGTTTACGTG AAATGTATGAACGCGCTGCAGCAGGTGACGGCCCGCGACGGTAAGCCGATCGTTATTTGCGAGAAGGGTGACGAGGAGACCAAAACGTTCGCGGACAGAGTCCTAGAGATCCCGAAGACGGTCGACTGCCTGCAGGGAATTCTCACGGTGATTCCAATGCAATTGTTGTCCTTCCACATCGCGGTTCTACGCGGCTGCAACGTCGACTGTCCTAGGAATCTGGCGAAATCGGTCACGGTCGAGTAA